In Pseudoalteromonas ulvae UL12, a single genomic region encodes these proteins:
- a CDS encoding heme biosynthesis HemY N-terminal domain-containing protein codes for MIKPILAFLLAALVLGVAPWVIGEKGYILIALDNWTIEGTIVSFAIMLLLAVSSVFIIYKLVRYLLSIYGSTRFRFTERSQKKQLANLQQGLWSTLNNDHSFVLKKLDSAAIPEQWQGISYAFAADAALKSKQSAKALALLAKVPDEQQNYVAHLYAQSGEAQMAADLLSIAAEQKKPDALQLRLYSQLLVAQKDSENLLNILPKLAKFADFTDQQWQSVWEVIFEHGDGQILQQRFEQLPRNLKPLAEVQYCQAILTNGEVATGEKILLKLLKKGHFEAICQVLSTSQQLSLVSLQKAIQEQLKKQPESTQLLLCLAYTAKAQNDAELASKVFKTVLNDENSPRHWRAAAECYAAQGLTEQALVLYQRFTPV; via the coding sequence ATGATTAAACCGATACTTGCATTCTTGTTGGCTGCCTTAGTGCTTGGCGTGGCACCTTGGGTGATTGGTGAAAAAGGCTATATTTTAATCGCATTAGATAACTGGACGATTGAAGGCACCATTGTAAGTTTTGCGATTATGCTGCTGTTAGCAGTTTCGAGTGTGTTTATTATTTATAAATTGGTGCGCTACTTGTTATCAATTTATGGTTCAACTCGTTTTCGTTTCACTGAACGCAGTCAAAAAAAGCAATTAGCCAATTTACAGCAAGGCCTTTGGTCGACGTTGAATAACGACCATAGTTTTGTATTAAAAAAGCTCGATAGCGCAGCAATTCCAGAGCAATGGCAAGGTATCAGTTATGCGTTTGCTGCAGATGCGGCACTTAAATCAAAGCAAAGCGCTAAAGCTCTGGCTTTATTAGCCAAGGTGCCTGACGAGCAGCAAAATTATGTGGCCCATCTGTATGCACAGTCGGGTGAAGCGCAAATGGCTGCAGATCTGTTGTCGATTGCGGCCGAACAAAAAAAGCCGGATGCACTGCAGTTACGTTTATACAGCCAGTTGCTGGTGGCACAAAAAGACAGTGAAAACTTACTCAATATTTTGCCCAAGTTAGCTAAATTCGCCGATTTTACTGATCAGCAATGGCAAAGTGTTTGGGAAGTGATTTTTGAGCATGGTGACGGACAAATATTGCAACAAAGGTTTGAACAGCTGCCTCGCAATTTGAAACCGCTAGCTGAAGTGCAGTATTGCCAAGCAATATTAACTAATGGTGAGGTCGCAACAGGCGAAAAAATATTACTTAAATTGCTTAAAAAGGGCCACTTTGAAGCAATTTGTCAGGTTTTATCAACAAGCCAGCAATTGAGTTTAGTCAGCTTGCAAAAAGCAATTCAAGAGCAGCTAAAAAAACAACCCGAATCAACGCAGTTATTACTGTGTTTGGCCTATACCGCCAAAGCACAAAATGATGCGGAGTTGGCGAGCAAAGTCTTTAAAACAGTATTAAATGATGAGAACAGCCCGCGCCACTGGCGAGCCGCAGCTGAATGTTATGCAGCTCAGGGTTTGACTGAGCAAGCTCTGGTGCTTTATCAACGTTTTACGCCAGTATAA
- a CDS encoding uroporphyrinogen-III C-methyltransferase, translating to MAVILVTRPDTKGEQLVAQLQQLGHQTMSFPLLELEAIAVSSAQLSPLTEADKLIFISQDAVKALYALKPNLKHQPEFYAIGDKTAEVILDLFQVKARKPKQHDSEGLLALPGLQDVDQKNIVLIKGQDGRPLIAQTLKSRGAFIHSLALYRRQPVPGKISDKIKQWQQQKIDSIVLTSNAAVDAIFNELAANELEWLKTCRFYVASNRIADYLATQAISPTNIQICAGASDEAIVAGITSQESLMSDEKIINSDATVTTQDKEPTSKPKSSRTEPQAKKTQQTSGAKWVAALAILLSLGACGAVAYSYIQQQQYSNQLFSQLNDENQALADKLHALQNLADQQATQLNAQLRNSETNIQQALKTTEQQIAAQLSQTLEQKNNQQVELNPFEVKSLHRMAIFKVQSEQNYQAAIAILQQLDHLLAEHAGHTRLREAIHQDIQALAAVQNVPVEQLYLNLYGITQQLPKLPLNMVQLPDLLETQQATALSDDISDWQSNLKRSWRLLVDDFIKVRERSAPIEPLLSPQEQTLVRQRLAFYVTQSQSALLNQQVDVFKASIAQAQKIIADYYDQQASSVVNITQQLATLAEQDLQFNPQVELVSAAALQEWAQ from the coding sequence TGAGGCAATCGCTGTCTCAAGTGCTCAATTGAGCCCCTTAACTGAGGCCGATAAACTTATTTTCATCTCACAAGATGCAGTTAAAGCTTTATATGCCCTCAAACCAAATTTAAAACACCAACCTGAGTTTTACGCCATTGGCGATAAAACGGCTGAGGTGATTTTAGATTTGTTTCAAGTCAAAGCGCGCAAACCAAAACAGCATGATTCAGAAGGATTGTTGGCGCTACCAGGCCTGCAAGACGTTGATCAAAAAAATATTGTGTTGATAAAAGGGCAAGATGGCCGCCCACTTATTGCGCAAACACTAAAATCCCGTGGTGCCTTTATCCACAGTTTAGCGTTATATCGCAGACAACCTGTACCTGGCAAAATCAGTGATAAAATAAAGCAATGGCAACAACAAAAAATAGACAGTATAGTATTAACCAGTAATGCTGCAGTGGACGCGATATTCAATGAACTAGCAGCGAATGAACTTGAATGGCTGAAAACATGTCGCTTTTATGTGGCTAGTAATCGCATAGCAGATTACTTAGCAACACAGGCCATTTCACCTACTAATATTCAGATATGTGCCGGAGCTTCTGATGAGGCAATTGTGGCAGGTATTACATCGCAGGAAAGCCTTATGTCGGACGAAAAGATCATCAACTCAGATGCCACCGTGACTACACAGGACAAGGAGCCAACGTCGAAACCTAAATCTTCTCGCACTGAACCGCAAGCAAAAAAGACTCAACAAACCAGCGGTGCAAAGTGGGTGGCGGCATTGGCTATATTATTATCGCTTGGCGCATGTGGCGCGGTCGCTTACAGCTACATACAACAGCAACAATATAGTAATCAGCTATTTAGTCAGTTGAATGATGAAAATCAAGCATTGGCAGATAAGCTGCACGCTCTGCAAAATCTGGCTGATCAGCAAGCGACTCAACTCAATGCACAATTACGCAATAGCGAAACCAATATTCAGCAAGCACTTAAAACAACCGAGCAACAAATAGCTGCGCAGCTGAGTCAAACACTTGAACAAAAAAATAACCAGCAAGTCGAACTTAATCCCTTTGAAGTGAAAAGCCTTCATCGAATGGCGATTTTTAAAGTACAAAGCGAGCAAAATTATCAGGCGGCGATTGCCATTTTACAGCAGCTTGACCACCTGTTGGCTGAGCATGCCGGCCATACCCGATTGCGCGAAGCTATCCACCAAGATATTCAGGCTCTCGCTGCTGTTCAGAATGTGCCAGTCGAACAGTTGTATTTAAATTTATATGGCATCACTCAACAATTACCTAAACTGCCTTTAAACATGGTGCAATTGCCTGATCTGCTTGAAACTCAACAAGCGACCGCATTGAGTGATGATATTTCCGATTGGCAATCCAACTTGAAACGTTCATGGCGTTTATTGGTTGATGATTTTATTAAAGTGCGCGAACGCTCGGCTCCAATTGAGCCACTTTTGTCGCCACAAGAACAAACTTTAGTGCGCCAACGTTTGGCTTTTTATGTGACCCAAAGCCAAAGTGCATTATTAAATCAGCAAGTGGACGTGTTTAAGGCATCGATAGCGCAAGCACAGAAAATCATAGCCGATTATTATGATCAGCAAGCCAGCAGTGTCGTCAATATCACTCAACAACTTGCCACATTGGCCGAGCAAGATTTGCAGTTTAACCCGCAAGTTGAGTTGGTCAGCGCCGCGGCATTGCAGGAGTGGGCGCAATGA
- a CDS encoding CBS domain-containing protein, translating to MDTVIQHTIKQLPTLTAETEITHAINELQKHRLLGAPVLNEQRELIGFISEHELLKPMLSSSYFCDGVIKVKDLMRTDVVAVDAHTSIADLAERMLLTQPKNYPVVENNKVIGLINRSQVLSALAASYLRCQTAS from the coding sequence ATGGATACAGTCATTCAACATACCATCAAACAATTACCCACTCTAACAGCAGAGACTGAAATAACTCACGCCATTAATGAGCTACAAAAGCATCGCCTCTTAGGCGCTCCGGTATTAAACGAACAGCGAGAATTAATTGGCTTTATTTCTGAACACGAACTGTTGAAGCCAATGTTAAGCAGTAGCTATTTCTGCGATGGGGTGATCAAAGTCAAAGATTTAATGCGCACAGATGTCGTCGCGGTTGATGCTCATACCAGCATTGCTGATTTAGCTGAGCGCATGCTCCTCACGCAACCTAAAAATTACCCTGTGGTTGAAAATAATAAGGTGATCGGTTTAATTAATCGCAGCCAAGTATTAAGCGCACTAGCCGCCAGTTATTTACGCTGTCAAACCGCGAGTTAA
- the add gene encoding adenosine deaminase, producing MINNNLPLLDIHRHLDGNVRPQTILELGQQFNIRLPGHDIESLRPHVQVLKNEPDLLGFLSKLDWGVAVLGDYDACRRIAFENIEDAVKQGLDYVELRFSPYYMAKTQGLNPTAVVEAVVDGVHAGLKQFPQIKANLIGILSRTFGQAACQLELDAILAHKQHIVALDLAGDELGFPSDLFISHFKQARDSGLNITVHAGEAAGPESMWHAINELGAVRIGHGVKAIEDPKLMDYLVTHEIGIESCLTSNLQTSTVADITQHPLKRFLDHGILACINTDDPGVSNIEIRHEFEVAAPLAGLTAADISKAQNNALQIAFLSDTEKQALRNLKA from the coding sequence ATGATAAATAACAACTTACCATTACTTGATATTCACCGTCATCTAGATGGCAATGTGCGTCCGCAAACCATTTTAGAGCTTGGTCAACAGTTTAATATTCGGTTGCCAGGTCATGATATCGAATCATTGCGCCCGCATGTTCAAGTACTTAAAAATGAACCCGATTTATTAGGCTTTTTAAGTAAGCTTGATTGGGGGGTGGCGGTGCTGGGTGATTATGATGCCTGTCGTCGTATTGCATTTGAAAATATTGAAGATGCAGTCAAGCAAGGTTTAGATTATGTTGAACTGCGTTTTAGTCCATATTACATGGCAAAAACCCAAGGGTTGAACCCCACAGCAGTTGTAGAAGCTGTCGTGGATGGGGTACATGCAGGTTTAAAACAGTTTCCGCAAATTAAAGCGAACTTGATTGGTATTTTATCACGTACGTTTGGTCAAGCTGCTTGTCAGTTAGAGCTCGATGCTATTTTAGCGCATAAACAACATATCGTTGCCCTTGATTTAGCGGGTGATGAACTTGGTTTTCCGAGTGATTTATTTATTAGTCATTTCAAACAAGCGCGCGATTCGGGCTTAAACATTACAGTCCATGCAGGTGAAGCGGCAGGGCCTGAAAGTATGTGGCATGCGATTAATGAACTCGGTGCTGTGCGTATTGGCCACGGCGTGAAAGCCATTGAAGATCCTAAGCTGATGGATTATTTAGTGACTCATGAAATTGGTATTGAGTCATGTTTAACGAGTAATTTGCAAACAAGTACGGTCGCCGATATCACACAGCATCCACTGAAACGCTTTTTAGATCATGGCATTTTAGCCTGTATCAATACCGATGATCCGGGTGTGAGCAATATTGAAATACGTCACGAATTTGAAGTTGCAGCCCCACTTGCGGGCTTAACTGCAGCTGATATTAGCAAAGCACAAAATAACGCACTGCAAATCGCTTTTTTAAGCGACACCGAAAAGCAGGCGTTACGAAACCTCAAAGCATAA
- a CDS encoding alpha/beta hydrolase, which produces MNQLSLFGCLSLILSSMSSVAASDNTTSVNQPHHTLSQTLHDDARQRDIPVTLYFPTGKMCQVSSPCKVAIFGAGYGIPSTDYSFLAQTVNSHNMLMVAITHELPTDPPLSREQPFLTTRMENWQRGADTTLFVRKKLTAQYPEFNFDALTLMGHSNGGDIAALLASQQHSFIETVITYDHRRVPLPRTKNIQILSVRASDYPADDNVLPSKTEQQQFGSCVVTIADARHNDMADHGPKWLTKAMSQLTAGFLNKQSCQTLTRNSLRLEHS; this is translated from the coding sequence ATGAATCAGTTAAGTTTATTCGGTTGCTTGTCACTAATCCTCTCATCAATGTCGAGTGTTGCGGCATCAGATAACACAACATCAGTCAATCAACCCCATCACACACTTAGCCAAACACTCCATGATGATGCTCGCCAGCGTGATATCCCAGTCACTTTATACTTTCCAACTGGAAAAATGTGTCAGGTCTCTTCTCCCTGTAAAGTCGCCATCTTTGGTGCTGGCTATGGTATCCCAAGTACCGATTACTCTTTTTTAGCACAAACAGTGAATAGCCATAACATGTTAATGGTGGCAATCACACATGAGCTGCCCACTGATCCACCGCTGTCACGTGAACAACCATTTTTAACAACCCGTATGGAGAATTGGCAACGAGGCGCTGACACCACGCTGTTTGTTCGCAAAAAACTAACAGCACAGTACCCAGAATTCAATTTTGATGCGCTCACTCTTATGGGACATTCAAATGGTGGTGATATTGCGGCGTTACTAGCCAGTCAACAGCACTCTTTTATCGAAACTGTGATTACCTACGATCATCGCCGTGTGCCTTTACCGCGCACTAAAAACATCCAAATATTATCAGTCAGAGCATCTGATTACCCCGCCGATGACAACGTGCTGCCTAGCAAAACCGAACAACAGCAATTTGGTAGCTGTGTTGTCACCATCGCTGATGCTCGCCACAATGATATGGCCGATCATGGCCCTAAATGGCTTACAAAAGCAATGAGCCAACTCACCGCAGGCTTTTTGAATAAGCAATCGTGCCAGACATTAACCCGCAACTCTTTACGGCTTGAGCATTCTTAA
- the fre gene encoding NAD(P)H-flavin reductase: MQQLLADVISISPLTEFIFKVELKPAQSAAFKAGQYLQVVLGEKDKRAFSIASKPSQTELLELHIGAGEADSYARQALDHLRDHHVAGTQATVEVGLGISELREQSSRPIILLAGGTGFSYVKSMADHLAETGCERPVFFYWGVKDPSALYADDEMKAWAASNPHFNYIPVIEKPANDWQGHSGYVHLAVLKDFDSLADYDIYMAGRFDMIGIVRDDFINQGAVREQMFADAFAFIK, from the coding sequence ATGCAACAATTACTCGCTGATGTGATCAGCATCAGCCCACTGACCGAGTTCATCTTTAAGGTCGAACTCAAACCTGCACAATCTGCAGCGTTTAAAGCCGGTCAGTATCTTCAAGTGGTGCTGGGTGAAAAGGACAAACGCGCTTTTTCTATTGCCAGCAAACCAAGTCAAACTGAGTTACTCGAACTCCACATCGGTGCAGGTGAGGCCGACAGTTATGCGCGCCAAGCGCTTGACCATTTACGTGACCACCATGTCGCTGGAACTCAAGCGACGGTTGAAGTGGGCTTAGGGATTTCTGAGCTACGCGAGCAAAGCTCACGTCCGATCATTTTATTGGCAGGTGGAACCGGCTTTTCGTATGTAAAATCAATGGCTGATCACTTAGCTGAAACAGGCTGTGAACGCCCAGTCTTTTTTTACTGGGGTGTGAAAGACCCAAGTGCACTGTATGCTGACGATGAAATGAAAGCGTGGGCAGCCAGCAATCCACACTTTAACTATATCCCTGTCATTGAAAAACCAGCTAACGATTGGCAAGGTCACAGTGGTTATGTGCATTTAGCGGTATTAAAAGATTTTGATTCTTTAGCTGATTACGATATCTATATGGCAGGTCGCTTTGACATGATTGGTATTGTCCGTGATGACTTTATTAACCAAGGTGCAGTACGCGAACAGATGTTTGCCGATGCTTTCGCGTTTATTAAGTAA
- a CDS encoding CHASE domain-containing protein codes for MHNHKAWGAALFFAYIVMGVLSNTLLTAGTYAAAIWPSAGIALAGFFLLQYRAIPYVFLGSLCINSFHFGSLSWSLDLQDVSQSFIISIGVVTQAAVGYWLIRRVNDQAEQLIELKSTLQLMLLGGPLCCLISATIGSMTLYGFGILSSETLPRTLFTWWSGDTLGVLIFTPLTLITFNQQQKLRRVQVVVPTLVVYLSLNLLFYISYRTEQQAIQQEVLVKSKMLKFSFDKQLQKIKANIGLLKAYYESSKEVNYLEFMSFTDQQLLFSSEISAIEWLPKVADEQRSDYEQRLRDIGFNNFEFKEKNSQGQLVTAATRPWYFPVYFVNPIQGNEAALGFDLSSHPVRASALNQAARSRKPVVSEVISLVQKQTESAGVLYLVPVMAAQPKPHLKGYVVAVIHLPNIIAATLAPLEFSGYKVKLEDITDHTQVSMLFETGNYLDDLRVFQEKVSFGQRVWQLSLYEELGVGERSFWVQHWRAQLFGMLFVWLLITFLLMLTGTNIRVSQQVESQTRKLLAQKQKADEANSIKGEFLANMSHEIRTPINGIKGLHYLALQESNFEQTRSYIEQADSAVNVLQRVLNDVLDFSKIEAGKLVLEKSLVSYKQVFEQLSVMVKHDVNQKNIDFSVDYESFANEQIYTDEVRLNQVLLNLVNNAIKFTEPKGSVSVKLVAFNDDQVMFVVSDTGIGIDPSLQKKLFKPFSQADNSTSRKFGGTGLGLSICQKLVVLMGGEIGLKSEAGQGSEFYFTLPIGKEECAVNRGGGDEFDASIVSLAQYQILVVEDNPLNQQVISAILAGKGCTPDIAQNGRIAINMLQKKHYDLILMDIQMPELDGLSATKIIRSEQQYKNLPIIGLSANAMEEDIEKAMAVGMNDYVVKPIEPDALFKSILSVV; via the coding sequence GTGCACAATCATAAAGCATGGGGGGCGGCTCTATTTTTCGCTTACATTGTGATGGGAGTGTTATCAAATACGTTACTAACGGCTGGAACGTATGCCGCCGCCATTTGGCCATCAGCGGGTATTGCGTTGGCGGGCTTTTTTTTGTTGCAGTACCGTGCAATTCCTTATGTTTTCCTTGGTTCTCTTTGTATTAATTCTTTTCATTTTGGCTCCCTTAGTTGGTCGTTGGACCTTCAGGATGTCAGTCAATCTTTTATTATTTCGATTGGAGTCGTGACACAGGCCGCTGTGGGCTACTGGTTGATTCGTCGGGTCAATGATCAAGCCGAGCAACTGATAGAACTTAAATCGACTTTGCAGTTGATGTTATTGGGTGGGCCGCTGTGTTGTTTAATTTCTGCGACTATTGGGTCGATGACGTTATATGGCTTTGGCATTTTATCTTCAGAGACATTACCTCGGACACTGTTTACTTGGTGGAGTGGTGATACCCTCGGAGTGCTGATTTTTACTCCGCTGACTTTAATCACGTTTAATCAGCAGCAAAAGTTACGCCGAGTTCAAGTAGTGGTACCAACCTTAGTGGTTTATTTATCGCTCAATCTGCTTTTTTATATCTCTTACCGCACAGAGCAACAAGCCATCCAGCAGGAAGTCTTAGTTAAATCGAAAATGCTCAAATTTAGCTTCGACAAACAGCTACAGAAAATCAAAGCCAATATTGGTTTACTCAAAGCTTATTATGAGAGCAGTAAAGAAGTGAACTACCTTGAGTTTATGAGCTTTACCGATCAGCAATTGTTATTTAGTTCTGAAATCAGTGCTATTGAATGGCTTCCTAAAGTGGCCGATGAACAGCGTAGCGATTATGAGCAGCGCTTGCGTGATATTGGTTTTAATAACTTTGAATTTAAAGAAAAAAACTCGCAAGGGCAGTTAGTGACAGCGGCAACTCGCCCTTGGTATTTCCCGGTTTATTTTGTCAATCCTATTCAAGGTAATGAAGCGGCGCTCGGGTTTGATTTGTCATCACATCCGGTGCGGGCAAGCGCATTAAATCAAGCTGCTCGCTCGCGAAAACCTGTGGTATCTGAAGTGATTTCGTTAGTGCAAAAACAAACTGAATCGGCAGGTGTGTTATACCTAGTACCTGTGATGGCTGCACAACCTAAACCTCATTTAAAAGGCTATGTCGTGGCTGTTATTCACTTGCCTAATATAATCGCTGCAACTTTAGCACCATTAGAGTTCTCGGGTTACAAAGTGAAATTAGAAGACATCACAGATCACACTCAAGTCAGTATGCTTTTTGAAACAGGGAATTATTTGGATGATCTACGGGTATTTCAGGAGAAAGTGAGCTTTGGCCAGCGAGTCTGGCAGTTAAGTTTGTATGAAGAGTTAGGCGTGGGTGAGCGTAGTTTCTGGGTTCAGCATTGGCGCGCGCAGCTATTTGGTATGTTGTTTGTTTGGTTGCTGATTACTTTTTTATTAATGCTGACTGGAACGAATATTCGAGTTTCGCAACAAGTCGAGTCTCAAACGCGTAAGTTATTAGCGCAAAAGCAAAAAGCTGATGAAGCCAATAGCATTAAAGGAGAGTTTTTAGCCAATATGAGTCATGAGATCCGCACGCCTATTAATGGAATAAAAGGTTTGCATTATTTGGCTCTGCAGGAAAGTAATTTTGAGCAAACTCGCAGTTATATTGAGCAAGCCGATAGCGCAGTCAATGTACTTCAGCGTGTGCTCAACGACGTGCTCGATTTTTCTAAAATTGAAGCAGGAAAATTGGTGTTAGAAAAAAGCCTTGTTTCGTATAAGCAAGTTTTTGAGCAGCTCAGTGTTATGGTTAAACATGATGTTAACCAAAAAAATATCGATTTTAGTGTCGATTATGAGTCTTTTGCTAATGAGCAAATATACACAGATGAAGTTCGTTTAAATCAGGTGCTGCTGAACTTAGTCAATAATGCGATTAAGTTTACAGAGCCAAAAGGCTCAGTTAGCGTCAAGCTGGTTGCTTTTAATGATGATCAAGTGATGTTTGTTGTCTCTGATACGGGTATTGGTATTGACCCATCTTTACAGAAAAAGCTGTTTAAACCTTTTTCGCAAGCAGACAACTCAACTTCTCGAAAGTTTGGTGGCACAGGTCTAGGACTCAGTATTTGCCAAAAGCTTGTCGTGCTGATGGGAGGAGAAATAGGCCTCAAAAGTGAGGCAGGGCAAGGCAGTGAATTTTATTTCACACTCCCAATAGGTAAAGAAGAATGTGCTGTAAACAGAGGTGGGGGTGATGAGTTTGATGCTAGCATTGTATCGTTAGCACAATATCAAATTTTAGTGGTCGAAGATAACCCGCTTAATCAGCAAGTGATTAGCGCAATTTTGGCAGGCAAAGGCTGTACGCCAGACATTGCACAAAACGGGCGAATCGCCATCAATATGCTGCAAAAAAAGCACTACGATTTGATTTTAATGGATATCCAAATGCCTGAGCTAGATGGATTATCGGCCACCAAAATTATTCGCAGTGAACAGCAATATAAAAATCTCCCGATCATTGGTTTATCGGCCAATGCGATGGAAGAAGACATCGAAAAAGCAATGGCGGTGGGCATGAATGATTATGTGGTTAAACCCATCGAACCAGATGCATTATTTAAATCAATTTTAAGCGTGGTTTAA
- the ubiD gene encoding 4-hydroxy-3-polyprenylbenzoate decarboxylase, producing the protein MKYKDLRDFIALLEKRGDLVRIKQEIDTYLEMTEIADRTLRAKGPALLFENPKGFDIPVLANLFGTPERVALGMGQEDVSALREVGKLLAFLKEPEPPAGLKEAWSQIPAYKQVLNMPAKEVKKAPCQQVILSGEEVDLTKLPIQHCWPGDAAPLITWGLTVTKGPYKKRQNLGIYRQQLLGKNKIIMRWLSHRGGALDYQEFCKENPGEKYPVSVALGADPATILGAVTPVPDTLSEYAFAGLLRGSKTEVVKSISNDLQVPASAEFVLEGYLTPGETAPEGPYGDHTGYYNEVDEFPVMTVTHITHRQDPIYHSTYTGRPPDEPAILGVALNEVFVPILQKQFPEIVDFYLPPEGCSYRMAVVTMKKQYPGHAKRVMMGVWSFLRQFMYTKFVIVCDDDVNARDWNDVIWAITTRMDPARDTTLIENTPIDYLDFASPVSGLGSKMGMDATNKWPGETTREWGEPIVMDPKVKEKVDDIWDSLGIIKNKA; encoded by the coding sequence ATGAAATATAAAGATCTTCGCGACTTTATTGCGTTACTCGAAAAACGCGGTGACCTCGTGCGTATCAAACAAGAAATTGATACATACCTAGAAATGACCGAAATTGCCGACCGCACCTTGCGTGCCAAAGGCCCCGCCCTATTATTTGAAAACCCTAAAGGGTTTGATATTCCTGTATTAGCCAATTTATTTGGTACCCCAGAGCGGGTCGCTCTTGGCATGGGTCAAGAAGATGTCTCGGCATTGCGTGAAGTAGGTAAATTATTAGCTTTTTTAAAAGAACCTGAGCCTCCCGCTGGTTTAAAAGAAGCGTGGAGCCAGATCCCTGCTTATAAGCAAGTGCTGAACATGCCCGCTAAAGAAGTAAAAAAAGCACCGTGTCAGCAAGTGATTTTAAGTGGCGAAGAGGTCGATTTAACTAAACTCCCAATTCAGCATTGTTGGCCAGGTGACGCAGCGCCACTAATTACCTGGGGTTTAACCGTCACTAAAGGGCCGTATAAAAAGCGCCAAAACTTAGGAATTTATCGCCAGCAATTACTCGGTAAAAACAAAATCATTATGCGCTGGTTATCACATCGTGGGGGCGCACTCGATTATCAAGAATTCTGTAAAGAAAACCCAGGTGAAAAATACCCGGTATCGGTCGCATTAGGTGCAGATCCGGCCACCATTTTAGGCGCGGTTACGCCTGTTCCTGATACCTTAAGTGAATATGCATTTGCTGGTTTACTTCGTGGCAGTAAAACCGAAGTGGTCAAGTCTATCTCAAACGATTTACAAGTGCCTGCCAGTGCCGAGTTTGTTCTCGAAGGCTATTTAACCCCAGGCGAAACAGCTCCAGAGGGGCCGTATGGCGACCACACCGGTTACTACAACGAAGTGGATGAGTTCCCAGTGATGACAGTCACGCACATCACGCATCGCCAAGATCCCATTTACCACAGCACCTATACTGGCCGCCCACCTGACGAACCGGCAATTTTAGGTGTCGCGCTCAATGAAGTTTTTGTGCCTATTTTACAAAAACAGTTCCCTGAAATTGTTGATTTTTACTTGCCGCCTGAAGGGTGCTCGTACCGCATGGCGGTAGTGACCATGAAGAAGCAATACCCAGGTCATGCCAAACGCGTGATGATGGGTGTGTGGTCGTTCTTACGGCAGTTTATGTACACTAAATTTGTGATTGTCTGTGATGATGATGTGAATGCCCGCGATTGGAATGACGTTATTTGGGCCATCACTACGCGGATGGATCCGGCTCGCGATACCACTTTAATCGAAAATACGCCCATTGATTACCTCGATTTTGCCTCACCAGTTTCAGGTTTAGGCTCAAAAATGGGTATGGATGCAACCAATAAATGGCCAGGCGAAACTACCCGCGAGTGGGGTGAACCGATAGTGATGGATCCAAAAGTGAAAGAAAAAGTCGATGATATCTGGGATTCCCTCGGTATCATCAAAAACAAAGCTTAA